The Engystomops pustulosus chromosome 1, aEngPut4.maternal, whole genome shotgun sequence genome has a window encoding:
- the LOC140066143 gene encoding C-C motif chemokine 21b-like, whose protein sequence is MAPTTLIIFLMVTSMYAICQVSSANMMTSDCCLKTIDKEIPYNNVKCYRTQTTAMGCNIDATIFVTRRNKHLCAPPGSEWVKDLMVKLDIHKKHFKKVCKR, encoded by the exons ATGGCACCTACTACTCTCATCATCTTCCTCATGGTCACCTCTATGTATGCAATATGCCAAG TGTCTTCTGCTAATATGATGACCTCTGACTGCTGTCTGAAGACCATTGACAAGGAGATTCCTTACAACAATGTGAAGTGCTACAGAACACAGACTACAGCGATGGGCTGCAATATTGATGCAACCAT ATTTGTCACCCGTAGGAACAAGCATCTGTGTGCCCCACCCGGGTCAGAATGGGTTAAAGACTTAATGGTTAAACTAGACATTCACAAGAAACACTTTAAG aaagtctGCAAGCGCTAA